GTCGTCCGTGCCAGAAGGCATCCTGATCTCGAAGTTGTCACCGGTGTTAGTCATGGAAACTATTCTGCCACGTTCGCCTGTCGATTATGCGTGTCCACCCCACCTAGTAGGTTATTGGGGTAATGAATACTTCTCCTTTTACCCCAAATTCCTCTGATCTTGTTGATGGCCTCAATGAGCAACAACGTGCAGCTGTGGAGCATATCGGTTCTCCGCTGTTGATTGTTGCTGGTGCCGGTTCTGGAAAGACTGCTGTGTTGACCAGGCGTATTGCTTATTTGATGCGTTTTCGTGGTGTGCATCCGCAGCAGATTTTAGCTATTACCTTTACCAATAAGGCAGCTGCTGAGATGCGTGAGCGTGTTAGTCAGCTGGTTGGTCCTGTTGCTGAGCGCATGTGGGTGGCTACATTTCACTCGGTGTGTGTGCGTATTTTGCGTCAGCAGGCACAGCTGGTGGAGGGGCTGAATACCAACTTCACTATTTATGATTCTGATGATTCCAGGCGGTTGCTGACGATGATCGCGAAGGATCTGGAGTTGGATTTAAAGAAGTTCTCGGCTCGGACACTTCTGGGGGCTATTTCTAATTTGAAAAATGAGCTCGTTACTCCGCAGAAGGCGTTGGCGGATGCAGAACAGACCCGTAATCCTTATGAAACTGTGGTGGCTAAGGCTTTCGCGGAGTATCAAAGTAGGCTTCGTCGGGCTAATGCTGTTGATTTTGATGACCTGATTGGGGAGACGGTTCGGATTTTCCGTGAGCATCCTGCGGTAGCGGAGTATTACCGGAGGCGTTTTCGCCACGTCTTAATTGATGAGTATCAGGACACCAACCATGCGCAGTATGAGCTGATTTCAGCGCTTGTTGGTAAGCCTGACCAAGACCCTTCTGAGCTGTGCGTGGTGGGTGATTCGGATCAGTCTATTTATGCCTTCCGTGGCGCAACGATTCGTAATATTGAGGAGTTTGAGCGGGATTTCACTAATGCTCGAACCATTTTGTTGGAGCAGAATTACCGTTCCACTCAAACTATTCTTTCTGCTGCTAATGCGGTGATTTCGCAGAATCAGAACCGTCGGCCGAAAAACCTGTGGACCGCGTTGGGTGAAGGCGAGCAGATTATTGGTTATGTTGCCGATAATGAGCACGATGAGGCCCGTTTTATTGCCAGTGAGATCGATAATTTAGTTGATCACGGCATGAATTACTCGGACATCGCGATCATGTACCGCACAAACAACTCTTCGCGCGCCTTGGAAGATGTGTTCATGCGCACGGGAGTGCCCTACAAAGTTGTGGGTGGCACCAAGTTCTACGAACGCAAAGAAATCCGCGATATCATCGCCTACCTGCGCGTTTTGGAAAACCCTGACGACACCGTGAACCTCCGACGCATCATCAACACCCCCAAGCGCGGCATCGGCGATCGCGCGCAGGCGTTCATCGCGCTGCACAGCGAGAACAATCAGATCAGCTTCGGGCAAGCGCTTCTCGACGCCGCCCTCGGCAAGGTCGACCTGCTTGGAGCGCGCGGCAAGAATGCAGTGATTAAGTTCAATGAGCTTTTCGACGCCCTCCGCTCCGAACTCCCCACCATGGTCAATGAGGTCACCGGCCTGCCAGACATCGGCCAAGTCATCAGTCGCATCCTCGACATCACTGGCTACAAGGCAGAACTTGAGGCATCCAACGACCCTCAAGATGGCGCTCGCCTGGACAACCTCAACGAGCTTGTTTCTGTTGCTCGTGAGTTTTCCTCTGATGCAGCCAACCGCATGGAAGAAGTCCCTGAAGGGGAACCTCAGCCAGGAAGTCTGCAGGCTTTCTTAGAGCGCGTATCCCTTGTTGCAGATGCCGACCAAATCCCTGATTCCGACAACGGCGTAGTCACCCTCATGACCTTGCACACCGCCAAGGGCCTGGAGTTTCCCATTGTGTTCTTAACTGGGTGGGAGGATGGACAGTTCCCACATTTGCGTTCACTAGGAGATGCCAAAGAACTCGCCGAGGAACGCCGCCTGGCTTACGTAGGAATCACTCGTGCCCGCAAACGCCTTTACATGACTAGAGCCATGCTGCGCAGTTCTTGGGGTAATCCCGTGACCAACCCTCCGTCGCGTTTTCTGCAAGAAGTCCCAGCAGAGCTGATTGATTGGCGACGCGAAGAACCCCAAATGTCTTCAGCATGGGCTCCTCGACCAACCAGAAGTATCCCATCAAGTATCCCCACCAAAACTCGCACCAACAATAAACAATTGGAGCTGTCGGTGGGGGACCGTGTTAATCATGACAAGTACGGACTGGGAACAGTGATTGCTTCGGATGGCAGCGGCCCACGAGCCACTGTCACCATCGACTTCGGTTCCTCCGGAAAGGTCAAATTGATGCTTCTTGGCGGGGTTCCGATGGAGAAACTATAGCCCCAATTACGGCACACACCAGTGGAGCAATAACAATAAGCCCCACTATCAGTGTCCATGACACAGTCATGTGATCGAGCGTGCCGTAATTCAAAATTGTTCCATCAACAATTTCATCAGTGGTGCCTGTCAGCAGCGCTGCAATCCATCCGGAAACTAAGCCCATGATGCCTCCGACAAGGGCAAGTAGTGCTGCATTTAAGGCATTGACTTTGTAGATTGTTCCAGGGGTTGCTCCGATGGCAATCAAGGTGTGTTGTTGACGTTTGCGATTAGCCAGCACGATCACAAGGGAAACGACCACAATCGCCACCACAGTTAGTACAGCACTGGAAGCAAGTGAAGAATCATGCGCGTCGTGGCTGAAATGCGCATCTCTTGAGCGGTTGACTTCCTGTCGGGTTTGATCATCTAGCTCTTGGGGAAGCACGATTGTTCCCAAGAATTCTGTTTGTCCTCCGATTTCTTCAAAGGTTTCTGGGCTTAATAAAACGTGTGAGTACAGCGGCGGTAAAACAGCAGCGGTGTCTAGCGTGTGGGTTTCATCACCTGGGTATATTGCGTATTCTTGCGGCCCGGAATTATAGGTTGATGGCGCGTAGATGTCGGCTTGTTCGTGGACACCAAACATGTCTAAAAGCTCAGGCGTGGCGATGATCGGTCCGCCAAAAAATGAGGTCAGTGCAGGCACATAGTTGGCCGAGTAGAAATCTACATCTAGTTCATAGATGCCAAGGCCATGGTTGTCGCCGTACACCTCAATTTTTTGCCCCATGAGTCCAGGGATTTGTGTGTCACCGCGTAAGAATACGGCCTCAGGATACACCGAGGCGGTAGCTTCTCTACCGCTGGCTTGGGTTGCAAGTCCAGTTGTTTGCATAAAAGTGCCAAGCATAATCACTGCCGCCAGCGCACCAATCGCAGGAATGGAGTGCATTGATCGGCGCAGCATATCGCGCGTAGCTAACTTGAACGTCAAACCAGGCAGGCGCCCAAGCACCCACAACACCGCAGGCACTGAGGCTGGCAGGGCGATGACGGCCGCCAGGAAGCATAATTGCTTGACGACGCCTCCCCACTCTCCATCACCGATAAACAAGGCGATTACCGCAGCTGCAATTAGGACGATTGGCCCGATGAGCATTCGAGAGCTCCAGCGGATGATTTTGTCGGAGACTCCTCCGTAGATTCCGTTGATGATGCTTGATCTACTGACAAAAACTGCCGGTAAGAATGCAGCAATCGTTGAAGCGATGATTGCCAGCGCCCAAAAACCTACAAGAATTAACCAGGGAGTGGTGAGGGAGAATTCGGGATAGGTGTATTTCCACCAGCCGTAGATGCCAATTTGTCCCAGAACTAAACCAATGGATGCCCCAACAAGACCTGCAAAGAGCCCATATGTAAGCACTGCCCACCGAATGTGTCTAGGTGTGGCACCCTGTGAGGCAAGCAGTGCGAAGGTTCTTGTTTGCCTCGAGGCGGAAATTGTAAATACTGGCGAAATTAGCATTAAGGCAACGACGGCGAGAATTGTCGTCGATAAGAATCCCATGATGTAGCTTGGGATCAAATTTGGGTCGACGGATATGGGGCCTCGCCGATAGTCATTAACTTCAAAGCCAACTGCTTCTAGTGCTTGTCGGTTTTCTTCGGTGAAATTCGATCCGGGAAAGTACCAGGTGCCGGAAAAAGTTTCCGATTCGAAGAAATTTTCAAGAGGAAACAGAGTGCCTTCGGGCAATAAAATATTCGTAGGAGAAATCGATTGAACTTCCACGGGAATGCCGTGAATGGTGACGGTATCTCCGACTGTGGCACCTAAAGCATCAAGTACAGAGGTTGGAAAAGA
Above is a genomic segment from Corynebacterium suranareeae containing:
- the pcrA gene encoding DNA helicase PcrA, yielding MNTSPFTPNSSDLVDGLNEQQRAAVEHIGSPLLIVAGAGSGKTAVLTRRIAYLMRFRGVHPQQILAITFTNKAAAEMRERVSQLVGPVAERMWVATFHSVCVRILRQQAQLVEGLNTNFTIYDSDDSRRLLTMIAKDLELDLKKFSARTLLGAISNLKNELVTPQKALADAEQTRNPYETVVAKAFAEYQSRLRRANAVDFDDLIGETVRIFREHPAVAEYYRRRFRHVLIDEYQDTNHAQYELISALVGKPDQDPSELCVVGDSDQSIYAFRGATIRNIEEFERDFTNARTILLEQNYRSTQTILSAANAVISQNQNRRPKNLWTALGEGEQIIGYVADNEHDEARFIASEIDNLVDHGMNYSDIAIMYRTNNSSRALEDVFMRTGVPYKVVGGTKFYERKEIRDIIAYLRVLENPDDTVNLRRIINTPKRGIGDRAQAFIALHSENNQISFGQALLDAALGKVDLLGARGKNAVIKFNELFDALRSELPTMVNEVTGLPDIGQVISRILDITGYKAELEASNDPQDGARLDNLNELVSVAREFSSDAANRMEEVPEGEPQPGSLQAFLERVSLVADADQIPDSDNGVVTLMTLHTAKGLEFPIVFLTGWEDGQFPHLRSLGDAKELAEERRLAYVGITRARKRLYMTRAMLRSSWGNPVTNPPSRFLQEVPAELIDWRREEPQMSSAWAPRPTRSIPSSIPTKTRTNNKQLELSVGDRVNHDKYGLGTVIASDGSGPRATVTIDFGSSGKVKLMLLGGVPMEKL
- a CDS encoding ABC transporter permease is translated as MTTLLAATRPTRRDAIKHPWRSLAAILLVAVPMFLVSFFLTYDQSINNADSYPGSQVQAHYDGEGAYQLLHENLPEDFHTELFVNGYPEVSFGDEMVNFFVVQSANVQQASFPTSVLDALGATVGDTVTIHGIPVEVQSISPTNILLPEGTLFPLENFFESETFSGTWYFPGSNFTEENRQALEAVGFEVNDYRRGPISVDPNLIPSYIMGFLSTTILAVVALMLISPVFTISASRQTRTFALLASQGATPRHIRWAVLTYGLFAGLVGASIGLVLGQIGIYGWWKYTYPEFSLTTPWLILVGFWALAIIASTIAAFLPAVFVSRSSIINGIYGGVSDKIIRWSSRMLIGPIVLIAAAVIALFIGDGEWGGVVKQLCFLAAVIALPASVPAVLWVLGRLPGLTFKLATRDMLRRSMHSIPAIGALAAVIMLGTFMQTTGLATQASGREATASVYPEAVFLRGDTQIPGLMGQKIEVYGDNHGLGIYELDVDFYSANYVPALTSFFGGPIIATPELLDMFGVHEQADIYAPSTYNSGPQEYAIYPGDETHTLDTAAVLPPLYSHVLLSPETFEEIGGQTEFLGTIVLPQELDDQTRQEVNRSRDAHFSHDAHDSSLASSAVLTVVAIVVVSLVIVLANRKRQQHTLIAIGATPGTIYKVNALNAALLALVGGIMGLVSGWIAALLTGTTDEIVDGTILNYGTLDHMTVSWTLIVGLIVIAPLVCAVIGAIVSPSEPRQEASI